Genomic DNA from Lactuca sativa cultivar Salinas chromosome 8, Lsat_Salinas_v11, whole genome shotgun sequence:
TCTTAGACTTTTGGCCCTAAGACTATCTGTTATACTCTCCACGACAACGATCGTGGAGAGCTTCCAGATCAGCCACCGAAGCAACCACGAACCACCCCACTACAACCGGAGTACTCTCCACTGATAACGAAGAGAAATAACTAAGAGAGAGACAGAAGAAGGCTGAGAGAGAAGAAATTTGTCAAGAAGCCATGATTGGGCGTTACGTCTCATCTTCGGCACCATGAGCCATCACGAAAACGACGAACCACGACCGGACGGGGTGGTCTGCACGGTTGTTGTCTGTGGCCACGTAGACCACAACTGGGTTCGTGGTCCATATACTGGATGgcctaaacatttttttttgaaacatgGTACGTCTTGCTTCACCACTTTGTATGTTGGTCCCACTAGATAAGAAAAAAGTGTTCTTACCTATTTTATCCTTATTCAGAGCCAAGTATAGGGATTTTTTTTACCAGTTATGTATTTGACCAATAGTTTTTTCTTAATGGGCCAAACACGTAAAAATACTATTTTAGCTAAAAAGGAAACATTTCAAATAGATCAAACATTTTAATAGAAATCCATAGTATATTGAAGTATTTTCAACCATCCTAACTTGCTTTAATTAGTCCAAACAATTTGATCATGTTTTAATACCCTAATCTTAttcatatttaatatattaattatatatgaaATTGAAAAAAGTGTTTGCAGGTTAGCCCAATACGGTTAAACGGTATCTTACGGTTTGTGTTTTGATATTGCATCCTACATGCCAATTTGCCACATATAAGGCTGATATATCTAGAACCATCGATTTTTGTGGAAAAGTACGCAAGGTAATTAGGTATTGTGACAAACTTACACATATTTTATGAAGAAATAAATAGGAGATATAAATATTCTTTCCCATGAATTGCCTACCTTCTTTACTTTTTTGAAGGATTGGCCATAGCTATATTGTTTTTGTATTACAATTTGCATCGTGGTATGTTTTTCATCTTGTTTAACTATGTTCTTACTCATAAAATTGCTTTGTTTGAACTTACGCTTAGTTTCAGGATTAGTTTGACTAGTAACTTTGAATAATATTTGATAAGTAGTGGAGCCTTGTTGATGAAATCAATGTGATTAACATTAAATATCTGGTCAGCAGTGGAACCTTGTCATATCATCATCTTGTTAATTGTTTGGTCATGTATGCTAAAAAATCAAATTACAAAAAGATGATGAAGGTATCAAAAGAAACAAGGAAGCAGGATCGAAGATGGACATTTGCATTTTACAAGCTGAATGTACAACCTTTAATATAAGACTATTCTCAAAGAGGATGGGGAGTGGGGAGGGGAAGAAAATTGATCCAGGTCTTATGCATTCCAAATGCAGGTACATTCCTACATAATAAAGGAGGCTTAAAAGAGAAGAAAAGTGATACCGAAGATGCATATGAGGAACTAATCTTGGAAGAACTACAGAAAACACATACTTAACTATTTGAAAAATAGCCAAGGTTTGCAACTTAAATGAATCCCAGGCCATAAATTTCCCAAGCCACCATTTGCAAAAGTGTGGTTcacctgcaaaaaaaaaaatgaaaaatgaaaacgaCATCGTTTTGGACGTTGTTGACTGTGGAAAGTGAAATCATctgtgatttaaaaaaaatgtattatcATGTCATGTTGACTGCGAAATTCAAAGACCATACTGTGAAAATCATAACCTATGGTATGAAAATTTGCACATTGTAGAGGATGTTATCTTATAAGAGATTGCTTTGTAAAAAAGAGTTATCAAAACCATTTGTCTGCATTTTTTAGCACAATTTTCACTATGTTTTTTCTTCTGATTTCCTTAGCAATTTTTTCCACCTTACCCTTTTGCTCTTGCCGAGATAACATGAGTTCAAACATTGTACATGACTAATTGTTGTTTTTTGTTGGTGGTTGATGGCAGTTAGAAACAACATGTTTATACAATGCAACAAATCGATATGTTGGTGGTGGGAACCGATCTAGCAGCAGAAGAGGGTCCGGTAGTAAAAGATGGAAAAAGTTTTGCTAAGAGCAGATACATAGAAGAGGTAGCAACAATCAAATAGGTATCTGTATCTCTCTAAATGATTATCACGATGTTGGTGGATATGTTGCGTTCCAATAACAACTCAATTCACAAGTAGTTTCTGAAAACCAATACACGTATTGAGAAATTCAGTATGTTGATCCCAGAAGATATTCTGTACCATATCAAACACTAATACCACCATATCAAACGTCGATAACACCATCTGAAAGGCCGATTGTATAATATCAAATGCCAATTATACAATACAACCTATTTTTCCATTCTAAAAAGTGGGCCGCCGAAAGGAGAGGAAAGTGGTATTGAAGATGCATATATATGTGTAACTAACCTTGGAATAACTGTAGGAAACATACACTCAACTACTAGAAAAATGGACTATGGTCTGTAACTCAAATGAGTCCATGAACCGCAATTAACtatttttgttgattatcaaGACTAGCTAAGAGTAAACGTAAATAAGAATAAAAGGCAAATACAAGTAGAAAGAAGTATATTGAATCAAATTGTATCTGAATTGAAAGCAACAAAAAGGAATATCAAGATGTTAAACCCATGAAATCTCAAACCCATTGAAAATCTTGCAGCATGACAACGCTGAAAGACACATCAAGGGCTTACACTCAAGAAAAAAGGTGATAAAACAAAAAACCTATTGCTTTTGTGTATGCTCGACGGCTTTGAGTTATCTTATTATTTATTGCACATCTTGATGTGTCTGAGCATGTTGATGTTGTAATTTAATAACTTTGCATCAGTTCTGTACTCTTCTCTTTGCGTAACCATTTTATTTCAGCTTCCCTTTGGATTTCAATTCTATGTTACCTGCTGAGTTGATTTAAGTCCCACCTTCAAATTTTCTTCAAAAGTTACCTCTTGCTAAACCCCTCATAAGAAATGTTCATGCACAAACTCCCACCTATTCAATAAATCTTGCTAAATCCCTGAATTAAATCACAGAAACCAATAAAAGATGAATGTGTAAGAaacaaaacaccaccaaaaacCACAACAACCATGCATGTACGGTGTTGTTTATCATTCATAATAACATAACCAAGACCAAAACTTTCCCCCTTTGCatgataaaagaaaaagaaaatttacAAATAGAAAAATAGATAATAAGTGGATACCTGATTCTTACTTAATTATTTGAAAAATAGACCAAGATATGTAACTTAAATGAGTCCTTGATTTTACAATTAACTATTGTTGTTGATGATCAAGACGAACCAAGAGTAAAAGTAACAATTTGGAAAAGCAAAATACAAAAAGAAAGAAGTATAGGCAATAAACTCATATTTGATTTGAAAGCAACAAaaaggaaaatcaagatgttgACCACAGGAATTGTCAAACCCATGGAAATTCTTGCAGAATGACAATGCTCAAAGACACATCTACGGCTTAAACACTCAAGAAAAAAGCAATAACACAACCTTGACTGCTTTTAAGTTTTTTTCTTTATTGATTCCATATAATGATGTGTCTCCAATAATGATGTGTCTGACCATTTACATGTTGTAACTCGATAACTTCTTGCATCATATCCGTCTTCTCTTTGCGTAACCAATTTCTATCTCAGCTTCCATTTGAATTGTTGTTCACTGATTTGTTACCTGCTGAGACTAATTAGACTGCCACCTTGGAATGTTCTTCAAATGCAACCTCTTGCTAAACCCTTCAACATCGTTCACTTGCAAACACCCATCTGTCCCAATAAATCTTGAGAAATCCCTGAATCAAACTACAGAAACCAGTAAAAGAGAATGCTCAAGAAATTGAACACCACCAAAAAACCAGAGAAACCATGTGTGTTGTTATTTTTTGTTCAAAAGAGAATGCTCAAGAAATTCAACTCTCTTAGGCAATGAGGGATGATACCTGTGAAGTTGTTGTGTGCAACATCCAAAATTTGAAGTTTCGACATTTTGCACAAAGATTCAGGAATTTCCCCAGTGAAGTTATTCCTGTGTAGCTTTAAGACCATCAAATTTGTCAGCTTTTCTCCGATCCAGTGGGGTATGTTTCCGAACAGTTGATTATCACCCACATCTAACACTCTTAAAGCTCGTAAATTCCCCAAACCTTGAGGAATTTCCCCAGTAAAGTTATTGCCATTCAATGTTAACCAATACAATGATGAATGATTATTTGCTATATAACTTGGAATGACACCTGAAAGCAAATTTGAACTAAATATCATGGTTTCCAACAATTTCAGATTCTGGAGACACTTGGGAATTTTCCCTGTTAACCTATTTCTGGAAAGATCAAGATATTCCAAATGCGTCCATCTGCACAAGGACCTTGGAATCGACTCATTGAAAATGTTATTTGCTAATATTAATGCCAGTCCTATTTCTGGAAGGTTTGTCAATGGTCCGCTGAGTTTGTTGTGAGAGAGATCTAAGAAATCAATGACAGGCATCTTCCGCAACCATCTGGGCAGAGGTCCCGAAATTGAAGCATTCGACAACACTAACTCAGAGAGCAAGAACTGATTTCGTAGCCACTGTGGCAATCCATTTGTGAGATTGCAGGAACTGAGATCTAGACCATACAACTGGAATGGAGGTATCCACTCACGTGAgacattgaatgccaacttggtGTTAGAAGAAGCATCCAAGTGCTCCAACATCGAAAGGTTAGCAAAATGGGCTTCGGAAACTACTCCTTCTAAGGAATTGTCTGAGATATCAAGATATTTGAGTTTGGCAAGTTGCCCAATTGAAACCGGAATAGTCCCATTTAACAAATTTGAAGACAACCGAATTGCTTGTAATGAAACAAGTCTTCCTAGAGATGTTGGGATGGGGCCCGTTAAGTGATTGGATTGTAGATACAAAGATTCTAAAGCTGCAAGATTTCCAAAGGATTCTGGAATTGAACCATTCAATTGGTTATCATGTAGATCTAATACCTCTAAGAATCTTAATCTTCCTAGAGATTCGGGGATTGGACCTGTCAAACTGCTCATTGATAGATCTAAGTGTCTTAAATTGGTTAGTCTTCCAAATGCTTCTGGAATCGTACCATTCAAACACCCACTTAAATCCAACCGCTCCAAAGCATATTGGGAGCATTCTGAAACGTTTTGCGGTGGGTCAATCCTTTCTATTTCAAAAGGATTTCCATATGCAGCCAATGTTTTCAGGTGACACTGTCTCCAGATTCCAACATCCTCAATATTCTTAAACTGGTTAACAGAAAGATCAAGCTCTAGAAGGTTAGCCATAATAGGAACCGAAGAATGCAGCATGTTTCTTGAGAgatcaaggactcttaaggaacTCATGTTACTGAAAACAGATGGAAATATGCCTTCAATTGAATTCCAGCTAAGATCCAGGTGTTGGATGTTAGAAAGCATACTGATATTAAAATGAGCGGAAGATAGAAAAGTCTTATCAAGCCCACAAAGTGACAAATGCAGCTCTGATAAAGAGGAAGGGATCATGTTTAGCAAGTTAGCAAAATTCCATGACAATCTAATATCATAGTTTGAAAGATCCAGAAATTCAAGGGATGTCATGTTTCGGAAAAATCCAGGGAGTGGGCCTTTGAAAGAATTGGAGCCAAGATCAAGGTGTTTTATGTTGGCAAGAATTCTACTCGAATTAAAAAATGGACCAAGATGGACATTGGAAAGTCTACAACCACACAAACTTAACTCTTTTAACGAAGGAAGATTGTAAAGCACCATGTCCATGTTCTTTGCTCCGCCAAGATCCACCCAACTCAAATCGAGATGCTCGAGTGATGGAAGGCCAAAAGTCCATGACATATCATCCGACATCAGCTCACCATTCCAACTGAGATCCAAAACCTTTAAATTAGAAAGATTTCCAATGTGAGGAGGAATAATACCTTGAAAACCAGCATAAGAGAGATTGAGATATCTCAGCTGTTTGAAGGAACCAATGAACTCAGGGATCCGGCTTCCATGTAAATCATTCCAACTCAAGTCCAGGTACTTGAGATGCCTCAACTCAGCCAATGAAGAGTTCACCTCATTACCAACTAAATAGCCTGCATCACCCCAGTCGTAGTAGTAATTTGCTCTGAGATTGAGGCTGTCAACGGTTCCAGTGAGACTGTCACAGTGGATTCCTTCCCACAGGCAACAATACTCCCCCACCCATGAAGACAACATTCCAGAAGTATCTTCAACACTCCCTTTGAACTTGAGAAGAGCAAGTCGCTCTTTTTGAGAGCAGGCGAGACTGACATTTCCAACACCAAAACAAGAATATTTGTTTGCAACCAAAAAAACACATACGAAAATGAGATGGATCCCTAAACCCCTCCGAGTCCCCATTATTAACCCTCCTTTTTAATTTAGAAGAAAGTTGAAGTGGAAAGATAGGTTGTTATATTGAAGAAACCACTTCATTTATAATGCCATCAATGAAGAAAAACTAATTTCCATGCCATGGAAGACTTGAAGTCAACAGACATTTGTATGCACAAGTTGAATTTTTGTGGTCCCCATGGTAGACAGCTAGACACAATTGTATATGGCAACAattcttttaaaaaatataaaataaatgacAAACAAGCATTTAGATTTTCAAGAAGTATAggataatttataatattttgtaaatactagttataaattataaacttgattttgatgttCAATCATATTACAAAACTAGCTTCaagaaaataaatttttcgttattatttgacttgaCAAGGTTATTGTGCAAAGCTTAATTAAAAGATACATTATGTAACTCCAAATTAaagatattatattattttttataaaaagatgTATTTTCTCAAATGCATTACGATTTCAttagacataacaatttcaaccCAATTAATTGAAAAATAGGTATTtgttatattaataataaaaatacctATTTTCATAATAATATAAAGAGATGTTGAGGAGATAAAAAcggggtggggtggggtgggaGTTGAGGAATTTATGGGACCCAatgttttaataataaaaaaataaagtacaAAAAATAATTAAAGATATAAAAAATCTAGTAAgggaaaaaatgtatttttaggTCTGTTAGGGataaaaatcataacaaaacaatACCACATGGATGGTCCGAATtgagaaataataatattaaataaggGACCAAGCATACATATTAccttaaaccacagggaccattcatgCAATTTACtctagttttttcttttaaatttgatACCAATGTTTTTACAATTGTTTTTGGCTTTTAACAAATTGGTGGTAGTGAATTGGAACACCATTGAGGAATAGTCTATGGCCCATGGCATACGTAAATGcatttggcaaaaaaaaaaaaaaaaaaagtcttccAAACAAAGACCTTGAAGTCAACAAAGCAGACCCACTAATCacccatacaaaaaaaaaaaaaaaaaaaaaaaggacatGATTGATGCACTAAGTAAGCATCTTTCTTGTGGAATTTTCCATGAAACTTCTCCCTATCAAATGTATTCATCTTTAATATAATTATAAGTATCTTTTAAATCTAAAATAAATTACAATCATATTTTAACCTAAAATATCTTTAATATAACTACTTTTAAAGATTAATGAAATTATATACCAATAGTTTTTAAGTAAATACACGAATGGTCTCTATGATTTCAGGTAATTAGCGTGTATTGTCCTTTAACCGTTTTTTTAAACTtggatggtccctatggtttggttttgtttcGGGTTTGGTACCCAACAAACTTAATATGACTATCTTGCGCTTAataatatttttctataattttttagttcattttttattattatgttattattaaatagAGTAAATTATTAATGTCTAAAATGATACTTCACCAAACACCAGATGCTGCCCTTGAAACCACCTCCCCCACCATTGCAAAAGATTGAAGGATCCAGCCTCACACCATTTTCCCCTCTGTTACAGACAAAAAACAACATCATCATCCATTCCTGATGAAAATCAAATTCATACCAAGTTCACTCGATCAGATATATAATCTCAACTCTcgtaaaaatgttaaaaaaaagaaACGAAAGAAGAAATGCACATAAACCATCAGTGCAGAAGTTAACTGGAAGCACAAGTTTGGGGACACTAGAAACCATATCATGTACATCATGATCTTGCGCATGTGTAAGCTTTGACAGCATGCAGTGCCTACTGAAAAAGGTTTATTTACTAATACGATAATTATGGTATCATGTACAAAACCTAATCTGATTATATTGGGAGCAATTACGtgtacacacatacatatataatatttggCCTGGTAAAACTGTAcacacataaataaataaaaattcatttGTAGGAACTGCTTTCATAGCATATGAAGAAGAACCGGTTCCTAATATAGCAGCAAtatgaaaacatgtttttttttccaattttctcACAGTAAAACAAAAGCAAGAAAAAATAGAGGCTTTTCATGAGCACAGGTCAAACTCAACAACAACAATTACCAGCATATATGATACCATTGCATTCTATTTGGGAGAGAATAAATAGTTTGCTTTCTTGGTGATTATGATAAACAAACAAGCTTACTTGTTATTATCAGATAATAAATTCATTCTACTTACTGTATATATGATCTCTAATTTTGGTATATGTTCAAAACAAAACGAAAGAAGAAATGCATAAAAATCATCACTGCAAAAGTTAACTTGAGGAACAAGTTTAGGGACACTAGAAAGCATATAATGTAAATAATGATCCAGCCAAATATTCTGTCCTTTCTTGTTTACATAAATCCTCCCAGATACCATTCTGATACGTTGCTTAACATAGAAATTAATAAGATGAATtattaaaatcatatatatacatgTTATCCTTTAGAAGAATGATATAATAGTTAAGTATGTGATCTTGGCATCTTGCTAACATATATCATCATTAagtaaattaaaaattaataaatagaaATTACAATCTCAATATATATATCATCTATCATTTTCTTGAAATTTTACCCAATTCTAAAGGGATTCCCGGGATTTTGTTTCTGTTGCTGTTTTGTTGTGTAATTGTTTAAATCTTTGTTTTCTTCTATTTTTTAAAAAACATTActgtaatgattatgaaacttcAAGTGTTCCCATATCTTTGCTTTATAAATGTGTTCTTCAACTACAACATCTCTTCAAAGTTATAACCAGATTTGACAGTTACAAATGTTCTTTATCTGAAAAGTATTACATCTGACTCGGAATAAATAATTCTATGTGGAAGAAGGTATGTAAGACAATGACTTTTGTAACTATTAATCTATTAACTTAAATACTTACACTTTAGTATTTGGTAATTTATTTAAttacttatttatgttttatgaatATATGTAATTGAAGTAGAAAGTAATTGTGGTCAACAAGATTTTCTTCTATGGTTACAGCACCAGTTATTTTCATGTTTATTGTAGCATTTGAGCATCTATTCGTTTATCTCCAAAAATCAAATAAATTCATATCAATTTTACACTTGATCGTTTGGTATTCAAAATCAAAGAAGAAGAACCAACTCTATACCTATGATATCATCTGGCTAGAACATGTCAAAATAGAACCTAATGTGATAATATTGGAAGTAAGTACACACATACATGCTGGGTTTCCTCATAACTATTCccccatccttggataaaccaaATAAAATTATACATAAATAAATTGATACATCATTTGTAAGAACTTTCATGGAATATGAAGAAGAACCAATTCTATAATTATGCAGCATTgcaagaaatgttttttttttccaatgctGCAGCAACTAATACTCTAGGGTTGATGTGTACTGATCAAAATAAGTGATTGGTTGGCAACATGTGAAAATTAGGtcaaatagaaaaaaaaaggaaaaaaaaaacttacgagGTTAATATTGTCGACAACGAGTGAGGAATGAAGGAGAGGGATGAATCAACAATTGATGGCTTTGGATTTTCCTTGTCCTCGCCTCTTCGCTTGTAGTGACGGAGGATAGGGTATGAGAACGCGATCGTCGACGGAGGAATAAACAAAAGGAGATTTTGGAGTCTTCTTGctgtaaaaaataatttttggctCATTTGAATTTTACGTATTTTGTggtaatattaaattttattcgTATATTGTTTTatggttttttatattttattaaatttcataggataataaatagatattaattttaataattcactttctaaatttaaaatttctaaTTGGATAATTCAATCATATTTTAATGTCATTAAATTAGGAACAAAATTAACGGATGTTTTTGGTAAATATAATCTCTACATCTTCCTCGTTATATTTGATACGACATTAACCTCTGACGATTCTTCTAGTCTTCTGCTGCTGCGGAGATCTGTTAGTCACAATCAGAGAGATGTGTTAGAGCCGtcccagggactgtgccccgggagcggacaccgacgatcaagttagatcaGCTGATAGATCTGAGATGGTCCTACATAGCTGGAGAGAATCATCTTGGtgttggtggtggtgtatggtggctAACGGCGGCGGGCGGCGGTTGAGCCACCCGGCCTGTGTATAGTATGTCGGCTAAGCTAAAGGGAAGATCCCCCTCCATGGAGGAGGTACTGTTCATTATATAAGGAAAATTAGGTCAAGgggaattaggtcaggccttgggcccGCCCAATTCAGGCCCAGCTAGC
This window encodes:
- the LOC111899102 gene encoding LRR receptor-like serine/threonine-protein kinase GSO1 isoform X1 — its product is MGTRRGLGIHLIFVCVFLVANKYSCFGVGNVSLACSQKERLALLKFKGSVEDTSGMLSSWVGEYCCLWEGIHCDSLTGTVDSLNLRANYYYDWGDAGYLVGNEVNSSLAELRHLKYLDLSWNDLHGSRIPEFIGSFKQLRYLNLSYAGFQGIIPPHIGNLSNLKVLDLSWNGELMSDDMSWTFGLPSLEHLDLSWVDLGGAKNMDMVLYNLPSLKELSLCGCRLSNVHLGPFFNSSRILANIKHLDLGSNSFKGPLPGFFRNMTSLEFLDLSNYDIRLSWNFANLLNMIPSSLSELHLSLCGLDKTFLSSAHFNISMLSNIQHLDLSWNSIEGIFPSVFSNMSSLRVLDLSRNMLHSSVPIMANLLELDLSVNQFKNIEDVGIWRQCHLKTLAAYGNPFEIERIDPPQNVSECSQYALERLDLSGCLNGTIPEAFGRLTNLRHLDLSMSSLTGPIPESLGRLRFLEVLDLHDNQLNGSIPESFGNLAALESLYLQSNHLTGPIPTSLGRLVSLQAIRLSSNLLNGTIPVSIGQLAKLKYLDISDNSLEGVVSEAHFANLSMLEHLDASSNTKLAFNVSREWIPPFQLYGLDLSSCNLTNGLPQWLRNQFLLSELVLSNASISGPLPRWLRKMPVIDFLDLSHNKLSGPLTNLPEIGLALILANNIFNESIPRSLCRWTHLEYLDLSRNRLTGKIPKCLQNLKLLETMIFSSNLLSGVIPSYIANNHSSLYWLTLNGNNFTGEIPQGLGNLRALRVLDVGDNQLFGNIPHWIGEKLTNLMVLKLHRNNFTGEIPESLCKMSKLQILDVAHNNFTGISQDLLGQMGVCK
- the LOC111899102 gene encoding LRR receptor-like serine/threonine-protein kinase GSO1 isoform X2; this translates as MGTRRGLGIHLIFVCVFLVANKYSCFGVGNVSLACSQKERLALLKFKGSVEDTSGMLSSWVGEYCCLWEGIHCDSLTGTVDSLNLRANYYYDWGDAGYLVGNEVNSSLAELRHLKYLDLSWNDLHGSRIPEFIGSFKQLRYLNLSYAGFQGIIPPHIGNLSNLKVLDLSWNGELMSDDMSWTFGLPSLEHLDLSWVDLGGAKNMDMVLYNLPSLKELSLCGCRLSNVHLGPFFNSSRILANIKHLDLGSNSFKGPLPGFFRNMTSLEFLDLSNYDIRLSWNFANLLNMIPSSLSELHLSLCGLDKTFLSSAHFNISMLSNIQHLDLSWNSIEGIFPSVFSNMSSLRVLDLSRNMLHSSVPIMANLLELDLSVNQFKNIEDVGIWRQCHLKTLAAYGNPFEIERIDPPQNVSECSQYALERLDLSGCLNGTIPEAFGRLTNLRHLDLSMSSLTGPIPESLGRLRFLEVLDLHDNQLNGSIPESFGNLAALESLYLQSNHLTGPIPTSLGRLVSLQAIRLSSNLLNGTIPVSIGQLAKLKYLDISDNSLEGVVSEAHFANLSMLEHLDASSNTKLAFNVSREWIPPFQLYGLDLSSCNLTNGLPQWLRNQFLLSELVLSNASISGPLPRWLRKMPVIDFLDLSHNKLSGPLTNLPEIGLALILANNIFNESIPRSLCRWTHLEYLDLSRNRLTGKIPKCLQNLKLLETMIFSSNLLSGVIPSYIANNHSSLYWLTLNGNNFTGEIPQGLGNLRALRVLDVGDNQLFGNIPHWIGEKLTNLMVLKLHRNNFTGEIPESLCKMSKLQILDVAHNNFTV